The sequence CATGGCTTCTAATTTTTCCGCTTCTAGTCCCATTTCGATGATGGCTGGGGTGCGGGATTGACCGTTAGCTAAAGCGATTAAGCTGTCGTTGGTGCTGGTGTCGCCGTCTACGGTGATGGAATTGAAGCTTTTATCGGCTGCTTGGCTTAACATTTGTTGCCATAGGGAGGGCGAAACGGCGGCGTCGCAGGTGATAAAGGCGAGCATAGTGGCCATGTTGGGGTGAATCATCCCGGAACCTTTGGCTATTCCCCCAATTCGCACTGGGCGATCGCCGATAGTGGTTTCTAAGGCGATGGATTTTGGCACTAAATCTGTGGTGATAATTGCTTTGGCGGCTGCATCTGAGCCTGTGGGTGATAACTCAGCGACTAGTTGGGGGATACCCTTTTTCATGGCATCCATTTTAATTCTTTGCCCAATTACCCCGGTGGAAGCCAGCAAGATAGAATCTGAGGAAACATTGAGTGCTTGGGCGATGGCGATCGCTGATTCTTGTGCATCAAACCAGCCTTGAGTTCCTGTGGCGGCGTTGGCTTGTCCGGCGTTACAAAGAATCGCCCTCGCGCCCTGCTTCGATTGCAAACGTTGACGACAATAATCTACACAAGCTGCTCTCACTTGAGAGGTGGTGAATACACCTGCAGCGATCGCTTCTACATCTGAGAATATCAAAGCTAAATCAGGCAATCCCGATGGTTTCAACCCCGCAGCGATTCCTGATGCTTGAAAACCCCTCGGTGCCGTGATTCCGCCAGGGATTTCTTGCCAGTCTGCCATATTTTTTCTCCCACAACTCTCTAGTGGCTCGACTGGCGATTATATCAAGTCTTGATCACCACTTCATATATTCTTGCTCAGTAAAAATTGAAAAAGGAGAGCCACTTGGGTCGCTCTCCAGATCATCAGGGTGCATCTACATAACACAGTATACCACTTTATGCGTGAGGGGCAATACCCCTTAAAAACTTTTTGAACAAATATCAACATGTTATGAAGACTCAATACCAGTATTTTCTGTGATAGCTGAAAAATTGCCAAAAAAAAAGAGAGCCGCTTAGGCATCTCTCCAGATCATCAGGGTGCATCTACATAACACAGTATACCACTTTATGCGTGAGGGGCAATACCCCTTAAAAACTTTTTGGAGAAATATCAAAGCATCGTGAAGACTCAATACCACTAATCTCTTTGATAACGGGAAAATTGCCAAAAAAAAAGAGAGCCGCTTAGGCATCTCTCCAGATCATCAGGGTGCATCTACATAACACAGTATACCACTTTGTGGGTGAGGGGCAATACCCTTCATTACCGCAATAATTTTTACTAAACATGTAAGTATCATTGAATAACAAAAAACTATCATAAGTGCTTGTGCAAGACTAAGAGCAACGGAAAGTTATCTAGATACCGTTTTCGGAAATGTTTGGTGGGAATAATTTTTCGGAAATTTTTTGCTTGTTATTTGTCTTCACCCTGGTACTTGTGCGGTTCAACTGGAAAAAAATTTAAGGAGTATAGTTGAATTCACACATTACCAACGCGCATTCATTTCGCAAAGTATAACACTATGGAGATGGCGATAATACAGATTTTGTCAGGGTTTGTGTAAAGACTTCACAAAGCAAGCAGCGCTCAAACTGCAAAATTTACGGTTGCTGTTTCGTAGTTAGCACCACCCTATCTTAAGTAAATATTCTGTAGGGTGTGTTACGGCAATCTCAGCATTTGAGTATCAGCAACAGTATAAATTGCTGTAACGCACCCCACCTACTAACGGGATAAACCACTAAGCGTTAAGCTTCTTCTCGACCAATTCATTAGTCAGTTTCGGGTCAGCGCGCTTGCTGGTCTTTTTCAGAACTTGTCCGACAAAGAAGCCTTTGAGGTTGATGTTACCACCGCGATACTTTTCTAATTCTTTAGGATTAGCGGCGATGACTTCATCGACTATCGGTTCTAAAACGCTAAGGTCAGTGATTAACTCTTGACCGGCGAAGGCTTGTTCTGGAGCCACACCATTGAGCAAATCTGGTAACTTTTGTTTAGCTTGGGCGTTGCTGATTTTACCTTGCTCAATGCGGGTGATGACGTCAGCTAAATATTCGGGAGTCAAACCGATGGCTGTGATACTGAGTTTTTGCTTGTTGAGGTAGGCAGCGATATCTTGAGTAATCCAGTTAGCGGCAGCTTTAGGATTAGCACCTGCAGCGATCGCACTTTCAAAATAGTCAGCCACTGGTTGGTCTTCTGTCAACACTCTCGTATCATAAGTTGACAGTCCTAACTCAGCTTCGTAACGGTGGCGTTTTTGCTTGGGAAGTTCTGGAAGTTCGCTGCGCCATTGTGCTAACTGTGCTGAGGAAACCTCGATGGGTGCTAAATCTGGTTCTGGGAAATAGCGGTAATCGCTAGAACCTTCCTTCACCCGCATACTAATTGTGCGTTGCGAACCTTCTTCCCAGAGACGAGTTTCTTGGATAATGCGTTCGCCGGCTTCCACTGCGGCGATTTGGCGTTCAATTTCATATTCAATCGCCCGTTGAATGGCGTTGAATGAGTTCATATTTTTAATTTCTACTTTTGTGCCAAACTTCTTTTGTCCCACCGGACGCACGGAGATGTTGACATCACAGCGCAGAGAACCTTCTTGCATGTTACCGTCGCTGACACCGAGATAACGGACAATCCGGCGTAATTCTTGAGCATATTCGGCGGCTTCTTGTCCAGAGCGCAAATCGGGTTCAGAAACAATCTCCACCAAAGGTACGCCAGCCCGATTGTAATCTACCAGCGAATAAGTGGAACCAGCAAGACGCTCACTACCCGCATGTACCAGTTTGCCTGCATCTTCTTCCATATGCAAGCGAGTAATGCCAATGCGCTTAGGGGTAGCGTTTCCCTCAGCATCTACCAACTGAATTTCGATCCAACCATGTTCAGCGATGGGTAGATCGTATTGAGAAATTTGGTAATTTTTCGGTAAATCCGGGTAAAAATATTGTTTGCGGTCAAATTTACTATACTCAGCGATTTGGCAATTCAGAGCTAAACCTGCTTTCACCGCATATTCCAGTACTTTTTGGTTAAGTACAGGTAGAACCCCTGGTAAACCCATACACACAGGGTCAATGTTAGTATTGGGTTCAGCACCAAAGGCTGTGGAACTGTTGGAGAAAATCTTGGTGTTTGTACTGAGCTGACAATGGGTTTCTAAGCCAATAATCGCTTCATACTGAGTTTTTACGGTTGTAGCGGAAGTCATAAAGTCAAAAATCCGGCATCATCTTTGCTAGTGGTACTATTGTAGCTGTGTCGTCAGCGCCGCTGAGTCGGGATTTATCACTTAGCAAGATATGATGAAAGCACGGCACACAATCTTTTGCTCTGACTGAATACCGTGCTCCCGCTATTTAACTAAAAACTTATCTCTGTTATGCAACGGAGACAAGTTGTTGTTGATCTATTTGGCAAAAAGTTAACTCTCCAGCACTCCAGGAGTTATGTTGAATAGAGGATATGGCTTTAAAGAAAACTTCCTCGCAATCTTTGCCATGCAATTCAATGGCAATATTTTTAACTTTTTTTAACCACTCTTGATAGTTATGTGCAAAAACTTCCAACTCTGCGGTTTCAATATCAACCTTGAGGATATCAACCGTCTTCAAATCAAAATTATCCAGTAGAGACTTGATATCTATAGCATTCAAAGCTGGTGTTTCTCCAGGTTCACATGGTCTTACTTGCACAGCCCACTCACCATTATCTTGCAATGGTCTGTCAATTACTAAATCTACCGTGCTCGACCAAATGGCTGAATTGATCATATGCACGCGATCGCCATAGGGTGCAAGGTTCTGAGCACAAAGCTCAAAGTTTTCCGG is a genomic window of Fortiea contorta PCC 7126 containing:
- the argJ gene encoding bifunctional ornithine acetyltransferase/N-acetylglutamate synthase: MADWQEIPGGITAPRGFQASGIAAGLKPSGLPDLALIFSDVEAIAAGVFTTSQVRAACVDYCRQRLQSKQGARAILCNAGQANAATGTQGWFDAQESAIAIAQALNVSSDSILLASTGVIGQRIKMDAMKKGIPQLVAELSPTGSDAAAKAIITTDLVPKSIALETTIGDRPVRIGGIAKGSGMIHPNMATMLAFITCDAAVSPSLWQQMLSQAADKSFNSITVDGDTSTNDSLIALANGQSRTPAIIEMGLEAEKLEAMLIAVCQYLAKAIARDGEGATCLLEVQVMGANDEHSARQIAKTIAGSSLVKSAIFGRDPNWGRIAAAAGRAGVAFEQENLQIKLGDFLMLENGQPTPFDRAAASNYLKQAAAGAYLQTDTVLISVSVGNGHGTSKAWGCDLSYDYVKINAEYTT
- the gatB gene encoding Asp-tRNA(Asn)/Glu-tRNA(Gln) amidotransferase subunit GatB produces the protein MTSATTVKTQYEAIIGLETHCQLSTNTKIFSNSSTAFGAEPNTNIDPVCMGLPGVLPVLNQKVLEYAVKAGLALNCQIAEYSKFDRKQYFYPDLPKNYQISQYDLPIAEHGWIEIQLVDAEGNATPKRIGITRLHMEEDAGKLVHAGSERLAGSTYSLVDYNRAGVPLVEIVSEPDLRSGQEAAEYAQELRRIVRYLGVSDGNMQEGSLRCDVNISVRPVGQKKFGTKVEIKNMNSFNAIQRAIEYEIERQIAAVEAGERIIQETRLWEEGSQRTISMRVKEGSSDYRYFPEPDLAPIEVSSAQLAQWRSELPELPKQKRHRYEAELGLSTYDTRVLTEDQPVADYFESAIAAGANPKAAANWITQDIAAYLNKQKLSITAIGLTPEYLADVITRIEQGKISNAQAKQKLPDLLNGVAPEQAFAGQELITDLSVLEPIVDEVIAANPKELEKYRGGNINLKGFFVGQVLKKTSKRADPKLTNELVEKKLNA
- a CDS encoding FkbM family methyltransferase; amino-acid sequence: MTNQPFAQFFFQSCRKIGIIPAIAYKAKSLFYPFVNKLGMKVKGSEFPLFVKNIKYPVYCRYGTSDSFVFDQIFVNEEYAGLGNIENVDWIIDCGANVGYSAVYLLNKYPQAKIIAVEPDPENFELCAQNLAPYGDRVHMINSAIWSSTVDLVIDRPLQDNGEWAVQVRPCEPGETPALNAIDIKSLLDNFDLKTVDILKVDIETAELEVFAHNYQEWLKKVKNIAIELHGKDCEEVFFKAISSIQHNSWSAGELTFCQIDQQQLVSVA